A window of the Vicia villosa cultivar HV-30 ecotype Madison, WI unplaced genomic scaffold, Vvil1.0 ctg.000685F_1_1, whole genome shotgun sequence genome harbors these coding sequences:
- the LOC131630480 gene encoding serine carboxypeptidase-like 45, giving the protein MAFPILLLHLTFFTLKVFSSHSHPHSHADRIISLPGQYQNIAFQQFSGYVTVDDKEHKSLFYYFAESETDPSSKPLVLWLNGGPGCSSLGVGAFSENGPFRPNGEFLIKNEHSWNKEANMLYLETPIGVGFSYAKGSSAYTTTVNDEETARDNLVFLERWFDKFPQYRNRDLFLTGESYAGHYVPQLAKLMIEVNKRNKIFNLKGIALGNPVLEYATDFNSRAEFFWSHGLISDSTYNMFTRVCNYSRYVREYNRDSVSSVCSNVMGLVSKETSRFVDKYDVTLDVCISSVLSQSKVISPQPQQAKEMIDVCVDDKVTNYLNRRDVQEALHAKLVGVRKWDVCSNVLDYDLLNLEVPTLPIVGSLIRAGIKVLIYSGDQDSVIPLTGSRTLVQKLARQIGLNTTVPYRVWFERQQVGGWTQVYGNILSFATVRGAAHEAPFSQPERSLVLFKSFLEGTPLPEVF; this is encoded by the exons ATGGCATTTCCTATCTTACTTCTTCATCTTACTTTTTTCACCTTGAAAGTTTTCTCTTCTCATTCTCATCCTCATTCTCATGCAGACAGAATCATTTCCCTCCCTGGACAATATCAAAACATAGCCTTTCAACAATTCTCAGGCTATGTCACAGTTGATGACAAAGAACACAAGTCACTTTTTTACTATTTTGCTGAATCAGAAACCGACCCTTCTTCAAAGCCTCTTGTTCTCTGGCTCAATGGTGGACCTGGTTGTTCTTCTCTTGGAGTTGGTGCATTCTCAGAAAATGGACCCTTTAGACCAAATGGTGAATTTCTCATCAAAAATGAACATAGTTGGAACAAAG AGGCCAATATGCTGTATTTGGAGACACCAATTGGAGTTGGATTCTCTTATGCAAAAGGTAGTTCTGCTTATACAACAACAGTGAATGATGAGGAAACAG CTAGGGACAATCTTGTGTTCTTGGAAAGATGGTTTGATAAGTTTCCTCAATATAGAAACAGAGATTTGTTTCTAACTGGTGAAAGTTATGCAG GTCATTATGTTCCTCAGCTTGCAAAGCTTATGATTGAAGTGAACAAGAGAAACAAGATATTCAATCTCAAAGGCATAGCT TTGGGGAATCCTGTTCTGGAATATGCAACTGATTTCAATTCAAGGGCTGAATTCTTTTGGTCTCATGGACTGATATCTGATTCAACTTACAACATGTTCACTAGAGTGTGTAATTACTCTCGCTATGTTCGTGAGTACAATAGAGATTCTGTTTCATCTGTTTGTTCAAATGTTATGGGATTGGTGAGCAAGGAAACTAGTAGATTTGTGGATAAATATGATGTCACTCTTGATGTTTGTATTTCCTCTGTGTTGTCACAATCTAAGGTTATTTCTCCTCAACCTCAA CAAGCAAAAGAGATGATAGATGTGTGTGTGGATGACAAGGTTACAAACTACTTAAACAGGAGAGATGTGCAAGAAGCACTTCATGCAAAGCTAGTCGGAGTTCGCAAGTGGGATGTATGCAGCAA TGTTTTGGACTATGATTTGCTTAACTTGGAAGTGCCAACACTTCCTATTGTTGGATCACTAATAAGAGCTGGAATTAAGGTCCTAATTTACAG tGGAGATCAAGACTCAGTGATTCCACTGACTGGAAGCAGAACCTTAGTTCAAAAATTGGCCAGACAAATAGGGCTGAATACAACAGTCCCTTACAGAGTCTGGTTTGAAAGACAACag GTTGGTGGATGGACTCAAGTGTATGGAAATATTCTGTCATTTGCCACAGTGAGAGGTGCTGCACATGAAGCTCCTTTCTCACAGCCAGAAAGATCACTCGTGCTATTCAAATCATTCTTGGAAGGAACCCCTTTGCCTGAAGTTTTCTGA